The stretch of DNA CTACCACGGCGCGGAATCTCAGTTGATCACCGAAGCAAGCAAGCGAAGATGGTGCACGCCGCAACGGCCGAGCGCTTCAGCAGTGTGTTCGCCTCCTTCGACCGCGACGCCGATGGCAGGATCTCGGTAGCGGAGCTGCGGCTGTGCATGAAGGCGGTGGTGGGCAAGGATGTGTATGCACAGGATGCCGAGGTGCTCGTGGCATCGGCCGACGTTGATAGATACCGACTGCTGGACGAGCAGGAGTTCCTCCGACTGGTGCCGCGGCCGGAGacagaagaggaggaagagcGGTGCCGGGGACTGAGGGAGGCATTCGCGATGTACGAGGTGAAGGGCAAAGGGTGTATCACGCGAGCGAGTCTGATGCGAATGCTCGCCAGGCTGGGGTCCGAGGAGGGCATCGAGGAGTGCTGCGCCAGGATCCGCAGGTTTGCTCTGAATGGAGATGGAGTAGTTGCATTGATGAGTTCAAGCCTTCAAGGTCATGATGGGTGTGTAGCAGTGTCTCCATTGGTCACCAGTTTACTGATCCTTTGTATTTAGTACTCCCTTAATCTCAAAATaagggcgtgtttggttgcctgcatatGCTCCAGCCTGGCCCGCGCGGGAAGAAATTGGCCCACTTGGTTGCCTGCGTTTACTCTGCGGCCCACATGGCACGAAACTTAAAGTGGCTCCAAGCTAGGCCCATGGGAAACGCCCGAATCGGCAGTAGCTCACGAGCCTAGCTCGGGCGACGCAGGGGAGGGCGATGCGCTTCTCTCCTCGTGCGAGCAGGGAGATGGCGCGAGCTCACCCGCGTTGCTGAAAAATCGCCGGAAGGATTTCGGCTCAACTCCCGCCGATTCCGCCCCTATTTCGCCCCCTGCCTCACCACCACAACTCCCGTCACCATTCTCCCTCCCTTCAAGCTTTCCCGTCGACACGCATCGGCACCGACGAGTAGGTAAGCGGCGCATCTTCATCGGCCGGCGGTCCTTCACCGGCCGGCGGTGATCTTCTACGACTGCCCCCCCCTCGTCCTCGAGATGCAGCCATGGCCTCTGTGAGTTCAATCTCCCTTTCACTCTGTTCCTTCTAGCAATATCTGAGCTGCAGCTAGGGTTTGATCTAGATGCATGGTTGATTAGTGGTCTGATCTATGAGCTCATATGCTTGATTGCTATGC from Triticum urartu cultivar G1812 chromosome 3, Tu2.1, whole genome shotgun sequence encodes:
- the LOC125547263 gene encoding putative calcium-binding protein CML19, with product MVHAATAERFSSVFASFDRDADGRISVAELRLCMKAVVGKDVYAQDAEVLVASADVDRYRLLDEQEFLRLVPRPETEEEEERCRGLREAFAMYEVKGKGCITRASLMRMLARLGSEEGIEECCARIRRFALNGDGVVALMSSSLQGHDGCVAVSPLVTSLLILCI